One genomic segment of Alphaproteobacteria bacterium includes these proteins:
- the rfbF gene encoding glucose-1-phosphate cytidylyltransferase, translated as MKAVILAGGLGTRIAEETNSRPKPMVEIGGQPILWHIMKSYAGFGVTDFVICCGYRGYMIKEYFANYLLHRSDVTVDLATGRIDILAPRAENWRVTMVDTGLATMTGGRIKRVAHHLEGESAFCLTYGDGVADLDISTLIDFHHRHGKLATVTAVRSPARFGALARDGASVSGFLEKHRDEGGWINGGFFVLSPKVIDYIKDDTTSWEVEPLAKLASDGELMAFEHSGFWQPMDTLRERNLLEDLWQSGRAPWKTWS; from the coding sequence ATGAAGGCGGTGATACTGGCGGGCGGTCTCGGAACGCGCATCGCCGAGGAGACCAATTCCCGGCCCAAGCCGATGGTCGAGATCGGCGGCCAGCCGATCCTCTGGCACATCATGAAGAGCTATGCCGGGTTCGGCGTCACGGATTTCGTGATCTGCTGTGGCTATCGCGGCTACATGATCAAGGAGTACTTCGCCAACTATCTGCTGCACCGCTCCGACGTCACCGTCGACCTCGCCACCGGCCGCATCGATATCCTGGCGCCACGCGCGGAGAACTGGCGCGTGACCATGGTCGACACCGGCCTGGCGACCATGACGGGCGGCCGCATCAAGCGCGTGGCGCATCACCTGGAGGGCGAGAGCGCGTTCTGCCTGACCTATGGCGACGGCGTGGCCGATCTCGATATCAGCACGCTGATCGACTTCCATCACCGCCACGGCAAGCTTGCCACCGTGACCGCGGTTCGTTCGCCGGCGCGCTTCGGCGCGCTCGCCCGCGACGGCGCCAGCGTCTCCGGCTTCCTCGAGAAGCATCGCGACGAGGGCGGCTGGATCAACGGCGGCTTTTTCGTGCTGTCGCCCAAGGTCATCGACTACATCAAGGACGACACAACGTCCTGGGAAGTCGAGCCTCTGGCGAAGCTGGCGAGCGACGGCGAGCTGATGGCCTTCGAGCATAGCGGCTTCTGGCAGCCAATGGACACGCTGCGCGAGCGCAACCTGCTGGAGGATCTCTGGCAGTCCGGCCGCGCGCCCTGGAAAACCTGGTCGTGA
- the rfbG gene encoding CDP-glucose 4,6-dehydratase, giving the protein MTPDGFFRGKRVLLTGHTGFKGAWLAIWLRELGARVCGVSLPPPTEPSIFERAGLGALIDSHICDIRDAPALDRIMRGFDPEIVLHLAAQPLVRTSYEAPVETFGTNVMGTVNLLESLRTLSGARVAVVVTSDKVYRNAEWVYPYREDDPLGGRDPYSASKAAAEIVTSAYRHSFFHDSKTAVATARAGNVIGGGDWSKDRLLPDAIRAWQSGAPLGVRHPGAHRPWQHVLDALHGYMLLVEALWRDPSLAGPWNFGPATHETTKVGDVLELARKVYGSGKIVAAKAEPKLHEAGKLMVESAKARERLGFAPRWGLEESVRRTMGWYQKLAQGEAALELCRADIAAFGAAR; this is encoded by the coding sequence ATGACACCCGATGGGTTCTTCCGCGGCAAGCGCGTGCTTCTCACCGGGCACACCGGCTTCAAGGGCGCCTGGCTGGCCATCTGGCTGCGCGAGCTGGGCGCCCGGGTCTGCGGCGTCAGCCTGCCGCCGCCGACCGAGCCCAGCATCTTCGAGCGCGCCGGGCTTGGCGCGCTGATCGACAGCCATATCTGCGACATCCGCGACGCCCCGGCGCTCGATCGCATCATGCGGGGCTTCGATCCCGAGATCGTCCTGCACCTCGCCGCGCAGCCGCTGGTGCGCACCAGCTACGAGGCGCCCGTCGAGACCTTCGGCACCAACGTCATGGGCACGGTCAACCTGCTGGAAAGCCTGCGCACGTTGTCCGGTGCGCGGGTCGCCGTCGTCGTCACCAGCGACAAGGTCTATCGCAACGCCGAGTGGGTCTATCCCTATCGCGAGGACGATCCGCTGGGCGGCCGCGATCCCTACAGCGCCAGCAAGGCGGCGGCGGAGATCGTCACGTCGGCCTACCGGCATTCCTTCTTCCACGATTCGAAGACGGCGGTGGCGACGGCGCGCGCCGGCAACGTCATCGGCGGCGGCGACTGGTCGAAGGACCGGTTGCTTCCCGATGCGATCCGCGCCTGGCAGTCGGGCGCGCCGCTCGGCGTACGCCATCCCGGCGCGCATCGTCCGTGGCAGCACGTGCTCGATGCGCTCCATGGCTACATGCTGCTGGTCGAGGCGCTTTGGCGCGATCCGTCCCTGGCGGGTCCATGGAATTTCGGGCCGGCGACACACGAGACGACCAAGGTCGGCGACGTGCTCGAGTTGGCGCGCAAGGTCTATGGCAGTGGCAAGATCGTCGCGGCGAAGGCGGAGCCGAAGCTGCATGAGGCGGGCAAGCTGATGGTCGAGTCGGCGAAGGCACGCGAGAGGCTGGGCTTCGCGCCGCGCTGGGGGCTCGAGGAGTCGGTGCGCCGCACGATGGGCTGGTACCAGAAGCTGGCGCAGGGCGAAGCGGCGCTGGAACTCTGCCGCGCCGACATCGCCGCGTTCGGCGCCGCGCGATGA
- a CDS encoding NAD(P)-dependent oxidoreductase, with amino-acid sequence MRALVTGATGFVGRTVVGSLKRRGVDVVTLGRQANCDIQADLLDDAPLDEAMRGAAAEALIHVAWYAEHGKFWTAPVNTQWVAASERLADAFCRAGGRRLVGVGTCAEYEWSEHTCCVEGSTPLRAATLYGASKHQANLAMEAVCAAHGVPFAWARLFIPIGKGEPAGRLIPSVIAALRGEREPFAIGGVALRDFLHVGDAGEALATLATSDGTGAFNVGAGQPTQIADMVDHLAAVLGKDAEPLRRLYALRPGEPASLYGDTTRLRALGWSPQVSIQAALDLMLR; translated from the coding sequence TTGCGCGCCCTCGTAACCGGCGCCACCGGATTCGTCGGCCGGACTGTCGTCGGCAGCCTGAAGAGGCGCGGCGTCGACGTCGTTACGCTGGGGCGTCAGGCGAATTGCGACATTCAGGCCGACTTGCTGGACGACGCACCGCTGGACGAGGCGATGAGGGGGGCCGCCGCGGAGGCGCTGATCCATGTCGCCTGGTATGCCGAGCACGGCAAGTTCTGGACCGCACCGGTCAATACGCAATGGGTGGCGGCCAGCGAGCGTCTCGCCGATGCGTTCTGCCGCGCCGGGGGGCGGCGCCTTGTCGGCGTCGGCACCTGTGCAGAATACGAATGGTCGGAGCACACCTGCTGCGTCGAGGGCTCGACGCCGCTGCGGGCGGCGACCCTGTACGGCGCATCCAAGCACCAGGCGAACCTGGCGATGGAAGCGGTCTGCGCGGCGCATGGCGTGCCGTTCGCGTGGGCCCGGCTGTTCATTCCCATCGGCAAGGGCGAACCGGCGGGTCGCCTCATTCCCTCGGTGATCGCCGCACTGCGCGGCGAGCGCGAGCCCTTCGCGATCGGCGGCGTGGCGTTGCGCGATTTCCTCCATGTCGGCGACGCGGGCGAGGCGCTGGCGACGCTGGCGACGTCGGATGGCACGGGCGCGTTCAACGTCGGTGCGGGCCAGCCGACGCAGATCGCCGACATGGTCGATCACCTCGCGGCCGTGCTAGGAAAGGACGCGGAGCCGCTGCGGCGCCTGTATGCCCTGCGTCCCGGCGAGCCCGCGTCGCTTTACGGCGATACCACGCGATTGCGCGCATTGGGCTGGAGTCCGCAGGTGTCGATCCAAGCCGCGCTGGACCTGATGCTGCGATGA
- a CDS encoding YkgJ family cysteine cluster protein, whose protein sequence is MSNEPTRTEGPPAIIELPGGEAITVPLPSGEVPAHAVLPALRALVDAMMERVKDASAARGETITCRAGCGACCRQYVPISDMEARALAGLLERMPEDRQARVRARFADAEARLREAGMWDRLTQGGRILASEHMQLVINYFHLGIPCPFLEDEACSIHPDRPLICREYLVVSPATHCAKLERGKIKRLAAPQTSTALHVMDAAHDPENYNVFPLVAVLDWLRRHPEEPERRSAEAWVNHFGRAMQLRFGDSVEMVTVPPPEASEEW, encoded by the coding sequence ATGAGCAACGAACCCACCCGGACCGAGGGCCCGCCGGCAATTATCGAGCTGCCGGGAGGCGAGGCGATCACCGTTCCCCTGCCATCGGGCGAGGTGCCGGCCCATGCCGTGCTGCCGGCGCTGCGCGCCCTGGTCGACGCCATGATGGAGCGCGTCAAGGACGCCTCGGCGGCGCGCGGCGAGACCATCACCTGCCGCGCCGGCTGCGGCGCCTGCTGCCGGCAATACGTGCCGATCTCGGACATGGAGGCGCGCGCCCTGGCGGGGCTGCTCGAGCGCATGCCGGAGGACCGCCAGGCCCGGGTGCGGGCGCGCTTCGCCGACGCCGAGGCGCGGCTGCGCGAGGCCGGCATGTGGGACCGGCTGACGCAGGGCGGGAGGATTCTGGCGAGTGAGCACATGCAGCTCGTGATCAACTATTTCCACCTCGGCATCCCCTGCCCGTTCCTCGAGGACGAGGCCTGCTCGATCCATCCTGATCGGCCGCTGATCTGCCGCGAGTACCTCGTGGTCTCGCCGGCAACCCATTGCGCCAAGCTGGAGCGCGGCAAGATCAAGCGGCTGGCCGCGCCGCAGACCTCTACCGCGCTGCATGTCATGGACGCCGCGCACGATCCCGAGAACTACAACGTGTTCCCGCTGGTCGCCGTGCTCGACTGGCTGCGCCGTCATCCCGAAGAGCCCGAGCGGCGCAGCGCCGAGGCCTGGGTCAACCATTTCGGCCGCGCCATGCAGCTGCGCTTCGGCGACTCGGTCGAGATGGTGACGGTTCCGCCCCCCGAAGCCAGCGAGGAATGGTAA
- the alaS gene encoding alanine--tRNA ligase: MASASDIRRTFLEFFRREGHEVVASSPLVPRNDPTLMFTNAGMVQFKNVFTGLEKRPYSTAATSQKCVRAGGKHNDLENVGYTARHHTFFEMLGNFSFGDYFKERAIELSWNLLTRDYGLPKDKLLVTVYHDDDEAFGHWKKIAGLPDEKIIRIATSDNFWAMGDTGPCGPCSEIFYDHGPSIAGGPPGSAEQDGDRFIEIWNLVFMQFEQVTKEERVNLPRPSIDTGMGLERIAAVMQGKHNNYDVDMIRALVEAVAHETGVDPDGPQSPSHKVIADHLRASSFLIADGVLPSNEGRGYVVRRIMRRAMRHAHMLGARDPVVFKLVPELVKQMGDAFPELVRAQPLISETLRLEETRFKQTLGVGLRLLEEETLGMTRGGMLRGDVAFKLYDTYGFPLDLTQDVLRAREIVVDTAGFDKAMEEQKAKARAAWAGSGEAANEAVWFDIREKVGATEFLGYEVEQAEGKVMAILADGQEVQSLAQGQSGQAVVNQTPFYGESGGQMGDTGRIATAGGGDIAVTDTLKKLGDLHVHNVLVEKGTLNVGDDVVLSVDGRRRSALRAHHSATHLLHEALRRHLGDHVTQKGSLVAPDRLRFDISHGKAIAFDELRAIEDEVNARIRLNTPVDTRLMTPDEAIAAGAMALFGEKYGEEVRVLSMGGEGEKYSVELCGGTHARRTGDIGLFKIVGEGAVAAGVRRIEAMAGAAAEAYVRDQGDQLAKAANALRVRPDEVAPRLMAMIDSQRKLERELGEARKALALAGSGSASKAADSGPKEVGGVKLIARRLDGVPGKDLKGMADDFKKQVGSGVVALVGVEDGKASAVIGVTDDLVARLSAVELVRAAVAALGGKGGGGRPDMAQGGGPDAAQADAALQAVEAAISAKVAA, from the coding sequence ATGGCAAGCGCGAGCGACATCAGGCGGACGTTCCTCGAGTTCTTCCGGCGCGAGGGCCACGAGGTCGTGGCCTCGAGCCCGCTCGTGCCGCGCAACGACCCCACCCTGATGTTCACCAACGCCGGGATGGTGCAGTTCAAGAACGTCTTCACCGGCCTGGAGAAGCGACCCTACAGCACGGCCGCGACCTCGCAGAAATGCGTGCGCGCCGGCGGCAAGCACAACGATCTCGAGAACGTCGGCTACACTGCTCGCCACCACACCTTCTTCGAGATGCTCGGCAATTTTAGCTTTGGCGACTACTTCAAGGAGCGCGCCATCGAGCTGTCGTGGAATCTCCTGACCAGGGACTACGGCCTGCCGAAGGACAAGCTGCTGGTCACCGTCTACCATGACGATGACGAGGCCTTCGGCCACTGGAAGAAGATCGCCGGCCTGCCCGACGAGAAGATCATCCGCATCGCCACCTCCGACAATTTCTGGGCGATGGGCGATACCGGCCCGTGCGGCCCGTGCTCGGAAATCTTCTACGACCACGGTCCCTCGATCGCCGGTGGCCCGCCAGGCAGCGCCGAGCAGGACGGCGATCGCTTCATCGAGATCTGGAACCTCGTCTTCATGCAGTTCGAGCAGGTGACGAAGGAGGAGCGGGTGAATCTGCCGCGCCCCTCGATCGACACCGGCATGGGGCTGGAACGCATCGCCGCGGTGATGCAGGGCAAGCACAACAACTACGACGTCGACATGATCCGTGCCCTGGTCGAGGCGGTGGCGCACGAGACCGGAGTCGATCCCGATGGCCCGCAGTCGCCTTCGCACAAGGTGATCGCCGACCATCTGCGTGCCAGCTCGTTCCTGATCGCCGACGGCGTGCTGCCGTCCAACGAAGGCCGTGGCTACGTGGTGCGCCGCATCATGCGTCGCGCGATGCGCCATGCCCACATGCTCGGCGCCAGGGACCCGGTGGTCTTCAAGCTGGTCCCCGAACTGGTGAAGCAGATGGGCGATGCCTTTCCCGAACTGGTGCGCGCACAGCCGCTGATCAGCGAGACACTGAGGCTGGAGGAGACTCGCTTCAAGCAGACCCTGGGTGTCGGCCTGCGCCTGCTCGAGGAGGAGACGCTCGGCATGACCCGGGGCGGCATGCTGCGCGGCGACGTCGCCTTCAAGCTCTACGACACCTATGGCTTCCCGTTGGATCTTACGCAGGACGTGCTGCGTGCGCGCGAGATCGTCGTCGACACGGCGGGCTTCGACAAGGCGATGGAAGAGCAGAAGGCCAAGGCGCGCGCCGCCTGGGCGGGCTCGGGCGAGGCGGCCAACGAGGCGGTGTGGTTCGACATCCGCGAGAAGGTCGGCGCCACGGAGTTTCTCGGCTACGAGGTCGAGCAGGCCGAGGGCAAGGTGATGGCGATCCTCGCCGATGGCCAGGAAGTGCAGTCGCTGGCGCAAGGCCAGAGCGGCCAGGCCGTGGTCAACCAGACGCCGTTCTACGGCGAGTCCGGCGGCCAGATGGGCGACACCGGCCGCATCGCCACGGCGGGTGGCGGCGACATCGCCGTCACCGACACGCTGAAGAAGCTGGGCGATCTGCACGTGCACAACGTGCTGGTCGAGAAGGGCACGCTGAATGTCGGTGACGACGTCGTGCTCTCCGTCGACGGGCGCAGGCGTTCGGCGCTGCGCGCGCATCACTCCGCCACCCACCTGCTGCACGAGGCGCTGCGCCGCCATCTCGGCGATCACGTGACGCAGAAGGGCTCGCTGGTGGCGCCCGACCGGCTGCGCTTCGACATCAGCCACGGCAAGGCCATCGCCTTCGACGAGCTGCGTGCCATCGAGGACGAGGTCAACGCGCGCATCCGGCTCAATACGCCGGTCGACACGCGGCTGATGACGCCCGACGAGGCAATCGCGGCGGGCGCCATGGCGCTGTTCGGCGAAAAGTACGGCGAGGAGGTACGCGTGCTGTCGATGGGCGGCGAGGGCGAGAAGTACTCGGTCGAGCTCTGCGGCGGCACGCATGCCAGGCGCACCGGCGACATCGGCCTGTTCAAGATCGTCGGCGAGGGCGCGGTGGCGGCCGGCGTGCGGCGCATCGAGGCGATGGCCGGCGCGGCCGCCGAGGCTTACGTGCGCGATCAGGGCGATCAGCTCGCCAAGGCGGCCAATGCGCTGCGCGTGCGGCCCGATGAAGTGGCGCCGCGTCTCATGGCGATGATCGACTCGCAGCGCAAGCTGGAACGCGAGCTGGGCGAGGCGCGCAAGGCGCTGGCGCTCGCGGGCAGCGGCAGCGCCAGCAAGGCGGCCGACTCCGGGCCGAAGGAGGTCGGCGGCGTGAAGCTGATCGCGCGTCGTCTCGACGGCGTGCCCGGCAAGGACCTCAAGGGCATGGCCGACGACTTCAAGAAGCAGGTCGGCTCGGGCGTGGTCGCGCTGGTCGGCGTCGAGGACGGCAAGGCCTCGGCGGTGATCGGCGTCACCGACGATCTCGTCGCACGACTCTCGGCGGTCGAGCTGGTGCGCGCGGCGGTCGCGGCCCTGGGCGGCAAGGGCGGCGGCGGACGGCCCGACATGGCGCAGGGCGGCGGACCGGACGCGGCGCAGGCCGACGCCGCGCTGCAGGCGGTCGAAGCGGCGATCAGCGCCAAGGTCGCGGCATGA
- a CDS encoding methyltransferase domain-containing protein: MNRCRHCDAPLSLKLIDLGTAPPSNAYLTAEQLSAPELWYPLRVLVCERCWLVQTEDYAARESLFTADYAYFSSTSASWLAHAKAYVGAMTQRFALGDGDFAVEIASNDGYLLQYFRERAIPCLGVEPTKATADAARARGLEVAGEFFGSDTARRLRQRYPAASITAANNVLAHVPDINDFVAGFAIMLRPDGVATFEFPHLLELMRGLQFDTIYHEHYSYLSLTTVATIFARNGLSIFDVECLPTHGGSLRVFAQRSGDGKRRVEASVDAILKQEQAAGVTRRAYYETLQPAAERIKDGLLAWLVEAKRAGLKVAAYGAAAKGNTLLNFAGVRCDLVRYVVDRSPGKQGRFLPGSRIPIVSEDHLRADRPDRVLILPWNLRAELEAQLAYIRDWGGQLIAAVPEVTVWRDGGCACAPS; the protein is encoded by the coding sequence ATGAATCGCTGCCGCCACTGCGACGCGCCCTTGTCGCTGAAGCTAATCGATCTCGGCACGGCGCCACCCTCCAATGCCTATCTGACGGCGGAGCAGCTGTCGGCCCCCGAGCTGTGGTATCCGCTGCGGGTGCTGGTGTGCGAGCGCTGCTGGCTGGTGCAGACCGAGGACTACGCCGCGCGCGAGAGCCTGTTCACCGCTGACTATGCCTATTTCAGCTCGACTTCGGCGTCCTGGCTGGCGCACGCCAAGGCCTATGTCGGCGCGATGACGCAGCGCTTCGCGTTGGGCGATGGCGATTTCGCCGTCGAGATCGCGTCCAACGACGGCTACCTGCTGCAGTACTTCAGGGAGCGCGCGATCCCCTGCCTGGGCGTCGAGCCGACGAAGGCGACGGCCGACGCGGCGCGTGCCCGGGGGCTGGAGGTCGCCGGCGAGTTCTTCGGCAGCGACACGGCGCGGCGCCTGCGGCAGCGCTACCCGGCTGCCAGCATCACCGCCGCCAACAACGTGCTGGCGCACGTGCCCGACATCAACGATTTCGTCGCCGGCTTCGCCATCATGTTGAGGCCCGACGGCGTGGCGACCTTCGAGTTCCCCCATCTGCTCGAGCTGATGCGGGGCCTGCAGTTCGACACCATCTACCACGAGCACTATTCGTACCTGTCGCTGACGACGGTCGCGACGATCTTCGCGCGCAACGGGCTGAGCATCTTCGATGTCGAGTGCCTGCCGACGCATGGCGGCAGCCTGCGCGTCTTCGCCCAGCGCAGCGGGGACGGCAAGCGCAGGGTCGAGGCCTCTGTCGATGCGATCCTGAAGCAGGAGCAGGCCGCGGGCGTCACGCGCCGCGCCTACTACGAGACGCTGCAGCCGGCGGCCGAGCGCATCAAGGACGGGCTGCTGGCCTGGCTCGTCGAGGCCAAGCGTGCCGGCCTGAAGGTCGCCGCCTATGGCGCGGCGGCCAAGGGCAATACGCTGCTGAATTTCGCCGGCGTTCGCTGCGATCTCGTGCGCTACGTCGTCGACCGCAGTCCGGGCAAGCAGGGCCGGTTCCTGCCGGGCAGCCGCATTCCGATCGTGTCGGAGGATCATCTGCGTGCCGATCGGCCGGACCGCGTGCTGATCCTGCCCTGGAACCTGCGCGCCGAGCTCGAGGCGCAGCTCGCCTATATCCGCGACTGGGGCGGCCAGCTGATCGCCGCGGTGCCGGAAGTCACGGTGTGGCGCGACGGAGGCTGCGCTTGCGCGCCCTCGTAA
- a CDS encoding glycosyltransferase family 2 protein, with amino-acid sequence MSEVPAVSIGMPVHNAEEYLPATIGAILAQDFRDFELIISDNASTDRSAEICERFARQDGRVRFVRQPRNLGATVNFRFVLDQARAPLFMWAAADDMRSPDFLTQTVTVLRRRPDAIAANCRTRFDNGIFERKRMGDGPIEHDDPAQRVLAFFGYWHANGRYYSLFRREALMRNQALHEEEYLASDWAVVLELLKLGKVAQADGGELILGSRGMSSRNLFRYYHRSVVDYVLPLWKFWRFTERLSATGFTAGQRFRLRMRVVGLNIEFVRWRLKQALRARAAAKRIAPAQPVGTAPHD; translated from the coding sequence ATGAGCGAGGTGCCGGCTGTCAGCATCGGCATGCCGGTGCACAACGCCGAGGAATACCTGCCGGCCACCATCGGCGCGATCCTGGCGCAGGACTTCCGGGACTTCGAGCTGATCATCTCCGACAATGCCTCGACCGACCGCTCGGCCGAGATCTGCGAGCGCTTCGCGCGCCAGGACGGTCGTGTGCGGTTCGTGCGCCAGCCACGCAATCTCGGGGCGACCGTTAACTTCCGCTTCGTGCTGGACCAGGCACGGGCGCCGCTCTTCATGTGGGCGGCAGCCGACGACATGCGCTCGCCGGATTTCCTCACCCAGACCGTCACGGTGCTGCGCCGCCGGCCCGACGCGATTGCGGCCAACTGCCGGACGCGCTTCGACAACGGCATCTTCGAGCGCAAACGCATGGGCGACGGGCCGATCGAGCACGACGATCCGGCGCAGCGCGTGCTCGCCTTCTTCGGCTACTGGCACGCCAATGGCCGCTACTACTCGCTGTTCCGGCGCGAAGCGCTGATGCGCAACCAGGCCTTGCACGAGGAGGAATATCTGGCGTCGGATTGGGCAGTCGTCCTGGAACTGCTCAAGCTCGGCAAGGTCGCGCAGGCCGACGGCGGCGAGCTGATCCTCGGGAGCCGCGGCATGAGCTCGCGCAATCTCTTCCGCTACTATCATCGCAGCGTCGTCGACTACGTGCTGCCGCTGTGGAAGTTCTGGCGCTTCACCGAACGCCTGTCGGCCACCGGGTTCACGGCGGGGCAGCGCTTTCGCCTTCGCATGCGCGTCGTCGGGCTGAACATCGAGTTCGTGCGCTGGCGGCTGAAGCAGGCGTTGCGTGCCAGGGCCGCGGCCAAGCGGATTGCGCCTGCGCAGCCGGTCGGCACCGCTCCGCATGACTAA
- a CDS encoding class I SAM-dependent methyltransferase, whose protein sequence is MALDMMARTPTTSPSKVHTSMTKGRAQVSCPYCGSKAVHALSGSDINRGVTDAVFHQFCCTKCRLRFVSNPPENLPEYYGFEYNYPWTTLENLDRIGVPLERYKIDLVLAAKKSGKLLEIGASDGVFCRLAQLAGFDVHAIEMNQACVNFMNDTIGIHAVQSNEPAAVLEASDERYDAICLWHTIEHLPEPWRMFELAASRLAPDGVLVIATPNPDAWQARLLRARWPHHDLPRHLYLLPIAWIRDLARKSGLAVDNITTRDEGSLFWNKFTWATMLRSWGKNARGKTKMWNAGLSLGRFLDPLEAREGAGAAYTAILRRPG, encoded by the coding sequence ATGGCGCTCGATATGATGGCACGCACTCCCACGACGTCGCCAAGTAAGGTACACACCTCCATGACAAAAGGCCGTGCACAAGTCTCCTGTCCCTATTGTGGAAGCAAGGCGGTACACGCCCTCTCCGGCTCCGATATCAACAGGGGCGTCACCGACGCCGTCTTCCATCAATTCTGCTGCACAAAGTGCCGCCTCAGGTTCGTTTCAAATCCGCCTGAGAACTTGCCTGAGTACTATGGATTCGAGTATAATTACCCGTGGACTACTCTGGAGAATCTGGATAGAATTGGCGTTCCTCTTGAACGGTACAAGATTGATCTCGTCCTAGCGGCCAAGAAGTCCGGCAAGCTTCTTGAGATCGGCGCATCGGACGGGGTGTTCTGCAGGCTGGCCCAGCTGGCCGGCTTCGACGTGCACGCGATCGAGATGAACCAAGCGTGCGTGAACTTCATGAACGACACCATCGGGATCCATGCCGTCCAAAGCAACGAACCGGCGGCAGTTCTCGAAGCGTCGGACGAGCGCTACGATGCGATCTGCCTGTGGCACACCATAGAGCACCTGCCCGAGCCTTGGCGCATGTTCGAGTTGGCGGCGTCGCGTCTCGCGCCTGATGGCGTCCTGGTGATCGCCACGCCCAATCCGGATGCCTGGCAGGCCAGGCTCCTGCGCGCACGATGGCCCCACCACGATCTGCCGCGCCATCTCTATCTTCTGCCCATAGCGTGGATTCGCGATCTGGCGCGAAAGAGCGGCCTCGCCGTCGATAACATCACCACGCGCGACGAGGGGAGCCTGTTCTGGAACAAGTTCACCTGGGCCACAATGCTAAGATCGTGGGGCAAGAATGCCCGCGGCAAGACCAAGATGTGGAACGCCGGACTGTCCCTCGGTCGCTTCCTGGATCCATTGGAAGCGCGCGAGGGGGCGGGTGCCGCCTACACCGCGATCCTGAGGCGTCCGGGCTAG
- a CDS encoding dTDP-4-dehydrorhamnose 3,5-epimerase family protein — translation MSGRFTIEDTPIAGVKLVRRRRLGDARGFLERLFCAEELGAAGWVKPVAQINRTFTSQAGVVRGMHFQRPPAAEMKLVTCVQGAVFDVVVDLRLGSPTLLRWFGHTLSADEDAAMLVPEGCAHGLQTLKPDAAILYLHSAPYDAAAEGAISALEPRVGVAWPLPISEMSARDAAHPRLDDSFRGIDL, via the coding sequence ATGAGCGGCCGGTTCACGATCGAAGACACGCCGATCGCGGGCGTGAAGCTGGTGCGACGCAGGCGGCTGGGCGATGCGCGTGGTTTCCTCGAACGGCTGTTCTGCGCCGAGGAGCTGGGCGCCGCGGGCTGGGTGAAGCCGGTGGCGCAGATCAACCGCACCTTCACCTCCCAGGCCGGTGTCGTGCGCGGCATGCACTTCCAGCGCCCGCCCGCGGCCGAGATGAAGCTGGTGACCTGCGTGCAGGGCGCGGTGTTCGACGTCGTCGTCGACCTGCGCCTGGGTTCGCCGACATTGCTTCGCTGGTTCGGCCATACGCTGTCGGCCGACGAGGATGCCGCCATGCTCGTGCCCGAGGGCTGCGCGCACGGACTGCAGACGCTGAAGCCCGATGCCGCGATCCTCTACCTCCATTCGGCGCCCTACGACGCGGCGGCCGAGGGCGCGATCTCCGCGCTCGAGCCGCGCGTCGGCGTCGCCTGGCCGCTGCCCATCAGCGAGATGTCGGCGCGCGACGCGGCGCATCCCAGGCTCGACGACAGCTTCCGTGGAATCGATCTATGA